Proteins encoded by one window of Kiloniellales bacterium:
- a CDS encoding phosphotransferase family protein, translated as EVRGGALDGRHELVLRTDAPSGVAVSLSRAQEFWLLQAAWDARVTVPEPLLLCEDAGVLGKPFYLMRRVGGTAVGYGIVRGDGPACGRDGLAERLGEELARIHAIPTGPALDFLERPEGNPGRHTVARYREHLDRLGAARPALEWGLRWCEVMAPPCEEIVLVHQDFRTGNYMVDAEGLTGILDWEFCALGDPMSDLGWFCAKCWRFGHDDREAGGIAARAPFYRGYERVSGRRIDPAAVAYWEVVAHLRWAVIALQQGERFLTGGEASLDLALTGRRAAELEYEILRETPPPNWGAA; from the coding sequence CGAGGTCCGGGGCGGCGCGCTGGACGGGCGCCACGAGCTGGTGCTGCGCACCGACGCGCCCTCGGGCGTCGCGGTCAGCCTGTCCCGGGCGCAGGAGTTCTGGCTCCTGCAGGCGGCCTGGGACGCCCGGGTCACCGTGCCGGAGCCGCTCCTGCTGTGCGAGGACGCGGGCGTCCTGGGCAAGCCTTTCTACCTGATGCGGCGGGTCGGCGGGACCGCGGTCGGCTACGGAATCGTGCGCGGAGATGGCCCCGCCTGCGGCCGGGACGGGCTGGCCGAGCGCCTGGGCGAGGAGCTCGCAAGGATCCACGCGATCCCCACCGGCCCGGCCCTGGACTTCCTCGAGCGGCCCGAGGGCAATCCCGGCCGGCACACGGTTGCCCGCTATCGGGAGCACCTCGACCGCCTGGGCGCGGCGCGTCCCGCCCTGGAGTGGGGCCTGCGCTGGTGCGAGGTCATGGCGCCACCCTGCGAGGAGATCGTCCTGGTGCATCAGGACTTTCGTACAGGCAATTACATGGTCGACGCCGAAGGCCTGACCGGAATCCTCGACTGGGAGTTCTGCGCCCTGGGTGATCCCATGAGCGATCTGGGCTGGTTCTGCGCCAAATGCTGGCGTTTCGGCCACGACGACCGGGAAGCTGGCGGCATCGCCGCGCGGGCGCCTTTCTATCGCGGCTACGAGCGAGTTTCCGGCAGGCGGATCGATCCGGCGGCGGTGGCATACTGGGAAGTCGTGGCTCACCTGCGCTGGGCGGTGATCGCCCTGCAGCAGGGCGAGCGGTTCCTGACCGGCGGTGAAGCCTCGCTGGACCTGGCGCTGACCGGCCGCCGCGCCGCCGAACTGGAATACGAGATCCTGCGCGAGACCCCGCCGCCGAACTGGGGTGCGGCCTGA
- a CDS encoding DUF6285 domain-containing protein — MRDRPEAEALLWQARKTLLEDLMPALPEARRYEALMVASAMAMAAREAAAVRDEAEEAARLAALLDEPVAPEDAGKALAAAIRAGEWDGDRAVYEALLRDATARLAISNPKLLPKAVP; from the coding sequence ATGCGCGACCGGCCCGAAGCCGAGGCGCTGCTCTGGCAAGCGCGCAAGACCCTGCTGGAAGACCTGATGCCGGCGCTCCCGGAAGCGCGCCGCTACGAAGCACTTATGGTGGCGAGCGCCATGGCGATGGCCGCCCGGGAAGCGGCCGCGGTGCGGGACGAGGCCGAGGAGGCGGCGCGTCTCGCCGCCCTGCTCGACGAGCCGGTTGCTCCGGAAGACGCCGGGAAGGCACTGGCCGCCGCGATCCGGGCCGGCGAGTGGGACGGCGACCGCGCGGTCTACGAGGCCCTGCTCCGCGACGCGACCGCCCGGCTGGCGATCAGCAATCCCAAGCTGCTGCCGAAGGCGGTGCCATGA
- the nrtS gene encoding nitrate/nitrite transporter NrtS, which yields MTPGFLRLATSEGVPRRSMVTALVVGSILTAINQGDVILAGSTPSFYKIALNYFVPFCVATYGAVSMRRTMLKRGGGAAEGC from the coding sequence ATGACACCGGGCTTTCTGAGGCTCGCCACGAGCGAGGGCGTGCCGCGGCGGTCGATGGTTACAGCCCTGGTCGTGGGATCGATCCTGACGGCGATCAACCAAGGCGATGTGATACTGGCCGGCTCGACACCCAGCTTCTACAAGATCGCGCTAAACTACTTCGTGCCCTTCTGCGTCGCCACCTACGGCGCGGTTTCGATGAGGCGAACGATGCTTAAACGTGGTGGCGGGGCGGCCGAAGGATGTTGA
- a CDS encoding ATP-dependent 6-phosphofructokinase, with product MRIALLTGGGDVPGLNPCIKAIVTRAASLGWEALGFRRGWAGPLHVNPDDEESVRDHVLPLDATAVRGIDRTGGTILHTSRTNPGKVAVKDLPAGHKPEKAAGDRIDCTDRVMANLAKLKIDALIAIGGDDTLSYAARLHQEGQKVMACPKTMDNDVFGTDYCIGFGTAVGRSVEFIDALRTPAGSHERIAVVELFGRNSGETALLSGYLAGADRVLISEVPFDIDKLAGLVMADKAANPSNYAVIVVSEGASMVGGAIVESGEPDAYGHRRLGGIGEVLGQALKERTGEGIVNQKLAYLMRAGTPLALDRMAASAFGTMAVQSLEAGESGLMMALRDGNYQTVPVDICTQGEKRVDVGELYDPETYQPIIRMVRGKPMYLY from the coding sequence ATGCGCATAGCTCTTCTGACCGGCGGCGGCGACGTGCCCGGCCTCAATCCCTGCATCAAGGCGATCGTGACCCGGGCGGCGTCGCTCGGCTGGGAAGCGCTCGGCTTCCGCCGCGGCTGGGCCGGCCCCCTGCACGTCAATCCGGACGACGAGGAATCGGTACGGGATCACGTTCTGCCGCTCGACGCGACGGCGGTGCGCGGCATCGACCGGACCGGTGGCACCATCCTCCACACCTCACGGACCAACCCTGGCAAGGTCGCCGTCAAGGACCTGCCGGCGGGCCACAAGCCGGAAAAGGCGGCGGGCGATCGCATCGATTGCACGGACCGGGTCATGGCGAATCTCGCGAAGCTCAAGATCGACGCCCTCATCGCCATCGGCGGCGACGACACCCTGTCCTATGCGGCCCGGCTGCACCAGGAAGGCCAGAAGGTCATGGCCTGCCCGAAGACCATGGACAACGACGTGTTCGGCACCGACTACTGCATCGGCTTCGGCACGGCGGTGGGCCGAAGCGTGGAGTTCATCGACGCCCTGCGCACGCCGGCCGGCAGCCACGAACGCATCGCAGTGGTTGAGCTGTTTGGCCGCAACAGCGGCGAGACCGCCCTGCTTTCCGGCTATCTGGCCGGGGCCGACCGGGTCCTGATCAGCGAAGTTCCCTTCGATATCGACAAGCTGGCCGGGCTGGTGATGGCCGACAAGGCGGCGAACCCCTCGAACTATGCGGTGATCGTGGTATCCGAGGGGGCCAGCATGGTCGGCGGCGCGATCGTCGAGTCTGGCGAGCCCGACGCCTACGGCCACCGACGGCTTGGCGGCATCGGTGAGGTGCTCGGCCAGGCGCTGAAGGAGCGGACCGGCGAGGGCATCGTCAACCAAAAGCTGGCCTACCTCATGCGCGCGGGGACGCCGCTTGCGCTCGACCGCATGGCGGCATCGGCGTTCGGCACCATGGCGGTGCAATCTCTGGAGGCGGGAGAGAGCGGCCTGATGATGGCGCTGCGCGACGGCAACTACCAGACCGTGCCGGTCGACATCTGCACCCAGGGCGAGAAGCGCGTCGACGTCGGCGAGCTCTACGATCCCGAGACCTATCAGCCGATTATCCGGATGGTGCGCGGCAAGCCCATGTATCTCTATTGA
- a CDS encoding invasion associated locus B family protein, translated as MAARPALALPEDGQKFKDWTARCEVNPNNPAERECVIFQTVFETNNKKNIMNVVVAMPPNQPAGRVIVMLPLGVDLRPGIEFTVDDGQPTQHPYVICLKDGCQVHIPLETPLLNALKKGNKGTIRFRALPAMQNVAVPISFAGFTAAVNSLQ; from the coding sequence ATGGCCGCCCGGCCGGCGTTAGCCCTGCCCGAGGATGGGCAGAAGTTCAAGGACTGGACGGCCCGGTGCGAGGTCAATCCGAACAACCCGGCCGAACGCGAGTGCGTCATCTTCCAGACGGTCTTCGAGACCAACAACAAGAAGAACATCATGAATGTCGTGGTCGCCATGCCGCCGAACCAGCCGGCCGGGCGGGTGATCGTGATGCTTCCCCTGGGCGTCGATCTCAGGCCGGGAATCGAGTTCACCGTGGATGACGGGCAACCGACCCAGCATCCCTACGTGATCTGCTTGAAAGACGGCTGCCAAGTGCATATTCCGCTCGAGACGCCGCTTCTCAACGCATTGAAAAAAGGGAACAAAGGGACAATCCGCTTCCGCGCCTTGCCGGCCATGCAGAATGTCGCGGTGCCGATTTCCTTCGCCGGCTTCACGGCCGCCGTGAATTCTCTGCAGTAG
- a CDS encoding YdcF family protein, which translates to MAKPSRPPDLDFYVIFGAAVRPDGSPSATLRHRVEGSFAMARSNPDAAFLVTGGRGRHGPSEAEVMRRLLLELGAKNDRVFIEDAARDTLDSAVLCSQILKARRDVRSVTACSSRYHVDRCRALLLLAGVKAAAGSVRSDRRQLGTLRWLYHWSRDLTILPLDVLLMLVPQRRSLAERRASPGD; encoded by the coding sequence GTGGCCAAGCCGTCCCGGCCGCCCGACCTAGACTTCTACGTGATCTTCGGCGCGGCGGTCCGGCCCGACGGTTCACCGAGCGCGACCCTGAGGCACCGGGTGGAAGGCAGCTTCGCCATGGCGCGAAGCAACCCCGACGCCGCCTTTCTGGTCACCGGCGGGCGCGGGAGGCACGGCCCCAGCGAGGCCGAGGTCATGCGGCGCCTCCTGCTCGAACTCGGCGCGAAGAACGACCGCGTCTTCATCGAGGATGCCGCCCGGGACACCCTGGACTCGGCCGTGCTGTGCAGCCAAATCCTGAAAGCGCGGAGGGACGTGCGCAGCGTGACGGCCTGTTCCAGCCGCTACCACGTCGACCGCTGCCGTGCCTTGCTGCTCCTCGCCGGCGTCAAGGCTGCGGCGGGCTCGGTCCGCAGCGACCGGCGTCAGCTCGGCACCTTGCGCTGGCTCTACCACTGGAGCCGGGACCTCACGATCCTCCCGCTGGATGTCCTCTTGATGCTGGTGCCCCAGCGCCGGTCGCTCGCCGAGCGGCGCGCGAGCCCGGGAGACTGA
- a CDS encoding RtcB family protein: MSKYNLLETGATPIKAWTQGVPIQDAAVEQLVNVARLPFVHKHVAAMPDVHWGLGATVGSVIPCKAAIIPAAVGVDIGCGMCAVRTSLTSHDLPESLAELRDGIERAVPLGAAINQRLSGPAKQAWEGEFAQGYAWLEEVYPKVVPKKRHPSYMLGSLGGGNHFLEVCLDEADRVWVMLHSGSRGIGNNIGRAFIELAKEDMRRTRVNLPDRNLAYLPEGTEHFDDYVEALTWAQRFAFVNRQIMLDRVLGVMRKLFKGFTTEKEAVNCHHNYAVRERHFGADVWVTRKGAVRAGKGELGIIPGSMGARSFIVKGKGNPESFLSCSHGAGRAMSRTAAKKAFTVEDHVAATEGVECRKDEGVLDETPGAYKDIDAVMAAQDDLVEIVHTLKQVVCVKG; this comes from the coding sequence ATGTCCAAGTACAACCTTCTGGAGACCGGGGCCACGCCGATCAAGGCCTGGACCCAGGGCGTGCCGATCCAGGATGCCGCGGTCGAGCAGCTCGTCAACGTCGCCCGGCTGCCCTTCGTCCACAAGCACGTCGCGGCAATGCCCGACGTGCATTGGGGCCTGGGCGCCACCGTGGGCAGCGTGATACCCTGCAAGGCCGCGATCATTCCGGCTGCGGTCGGCGTCGACATCGGCTGCGGCATGTGCGCGGTCCGGACCTCGCTGACCAGCCACGACCTGCCTGAGAGCCTGGCCGAGCTGCGCGACGGGATCGAGCGGGCGGTTCCGCTCGGCGCCGCGATCAACCAGCGGCTCAGCGGGCCGGCCAAGCAGGCCTGGGAGGGCGAGTTCGCCCAGGGCTACGCCTGGCTCGAGGAGGTCTATCCCAAGGTCGTGCCGAAGAAGCGGCATCCCTCCTACATGCTGGGCTCGCTCGGCGGGGGGAACCACTTCCTCGAGGTCTGCCTGGACGAGGCCGACCGGGTCTGGGTCATGCTCCACTCGGGCAGCCGGGGCATCGGCAACAACATCGGCCGGGCCTTCATCGAGCTGGCCAAGGAGGACATGCGCCGGACACGGGTCAATCTGCCGGACCGGAACCTGGCCTACCTGCCGGAAGGCACCGAGCATTTCGACGACTACGTCGAGGCGCTCACCTGGGCGCAGCGCTTCGCCTTCGTCAACCGGCAGATCATGCTGGACCGGGTGCTCGGCGTGATGCGGAAGCTGTTCAAGGGCTTCACCACGGAGAAGGAGGCGGTCAACTGCCACCACAACTACGCAGTACGGGAGCGTCACTTCGGCGCCGATGTCTGGGTCACCCGGAAAGGCGCGGTCCGGGCCGGTAAGGGCGAGCTCGGCATCATTCCCGGCTCCATGGGCGCCCGCTCCTTCATCGTGAAGGGCAAGGGCAACCCGGAGTCCTTCCTGTCCTGCTCCCACGGGGCCGGGCGGGCGATGTCGCGCACTGCGGCCAAGAAGGCCTTCACGGTCGAGGACCATGTGGCCGCTACCGAAGGCGTCGAATGCCGCAAGGACGAAGGCGTGCTCGACGAGACGCCCGGCGCCTACAAGGACATCGACGCCGTGATGGCCGCCCAGGACGACCTGGTCGAGATCGTCCACACCCTGAAGCAGGTGGTCTGCGTCAAGGGATAG
- a CDS encoding DinB family protein: MTVRLFQVQARNNAWANFRLLSACAALSQQDFEAPRVGFFPSLKATLNHILIVDWFYVDALEGGELGPAASEDETPCATIEDLRREQAAVDRRLIAHCDALSDPDLAAAVNLVRADGVRVERRDRVLLHLFQHQTHHRGQAHAMLSDTAAAPPQLDEFFLAQDRDLRAVDLAALDWEEDSLWKGF, translated from the coding sequence ATGACCGTTCGACTCTTCCAGGTTCAGGCACGCAATAACGCCTGGGCCAACTTCCGCCTCTTGTCCGCTTGTGCGGCGCTATCGCAACAAGACTTCGAAGCCCCGCGCGTCGGCTTCTTTCCTTCCCTCAAGGCGACCCTGAACCATATCCTGATCGTGGACTGGTTCTACGTCGACGCCCTGGAGGGCGGCGAACTGGGCCCCGCCGCATCGGAAGACGAGACGCCCTGCGCGACGATCGAAGACCTGCGGCGCGAACAAGCCGCCGTCGATAGACGCCTGATCGCCCACTGCGATGCCCTCTCTGATCCCGACCTCGCCGCAGCCGTGAACCTGGTGCGGGCCGACGGCGTTCGGGTCGAGCGCCGCGACCGCGTGCTCCTGCATCTTTTCCAGCACCAGACCCACCACCGCGGCCAGGCCCACGCCATGCTGTCCGACACGGCCGCCGCGCCGCCCCAGCTCGACGAGTTCTTCCTGGCCCAGGACCGGGACCTGCGGGCCGTGGACCTCGCGGCGCTGGACTGGGAAGAAGACAGCCTCTGGAAGGGCTTCTAA
- a CDS encoding NAD-dependent epimerase/dehydratase family protein, translating into MTILVTGAAGFIGFHVTEALLDRGEAVVGVDNLNDYYDPALKRARLAQLDGRAGFTFHHADIADRAAMTALAKDNASITGVIHLAAQAGVRYSLINPYAYAETNMLGQLVMLETCRQLPKLEHLVYASSSSVYGGNKTLPFSVEDRVDNPVSLYAATKRAGELLSQCYGNLFDLPQTGLRFFTVYGPWGRPDMSAYLFTKAIFEGTPIKVFNQGNMRRDFTFIEDIVAGVLAALDRPPARQGDHPPHRVYNLGNHRSEELLRFIEVIERACNRKAVKEMAPMQAGDVQETYADIAASRRDLGFDPETAIDEGIPRFVQWYREYHGV; encoded by the coding sequence ATGACCATCCTCGTTACCGGCGCGGCCGGGTTCATCGGCTTCCATGTGACAGAGGCGCTCCTGGACCGGGGCGAGGCGGTCGTCGGAGTCGACAATCTCAACGACTACTACGATCCGGCCCTGAAACGGGCCCGCCTGGCCCAGCTCGACGGCCGCGCGGGCTTCACCTTTCATCACGCCGATATCGCCGACCGGGCCGCCATGACGGCGCTCGCCAAGGACAACGCCTCGATCACCGGCGTGATCCACCTGGCGGCCCAGGCGGGGGTGCGCTACTCGCTGATCAATCCCTACGCCTATGCCGAGACCAACATGCTGGGCCAGCTCGTGATGCTGGAGACCTGCCGGCAGCTGCCGAAGCTGGAGCACCTGGTCTACGCCAGCTCGTCGTCGGTCTACGGCGGCAACAAGACCCTGCCCTTCTCGGTCGAGGACCGGGTCGACAACCCGGTTTCGCTCTACGCGGCGACCAAGCGCGCGGGCGAGCTGCTGTCCCAGTGCTACGGCAACCTCTTCGACCTGCCCCAGACCGGGCTGCGGTTCTTCACGGTCTACGGGCCCTGGGGCCGCCCCGACATGTCGGCCTACCTCTTCACCAAGGCGATCTTCGAGGGCACGCCGATCAAGGTGTTCAACCAGGGCAACATGCGCCGCGACTTCACCTTCATCGAGGATATCGTCGCCGGGGTCCTGGCGGCGCTGGACCGCCCGCCGGCCCGGCAGGGCGACCACCCGCCGCACCGGGTCTACAACCTCGGCAACCACCGCTCGGAGGAGCTGCTCCGCTTCATCGAGGTCATCGAGCGGGCCTGCAACCGCAAGGCGGTCAAGGAGATGGCGCCGATGCAGGCGGGCGACGTCCAGGAAACCTACGCCGACATCGCGGCCTCGCGCCGCGACCTCGGCTTCGATCCCGAAACGGCGATCGACGAGGGGATCCCCCGCTTCGTCCAGTGGTACCGGGAGTACCACGGGGTCTGA
- a CDS encoding isochorismatase family protein — protein MLDAQTSALVLVDFQTRLMPAIDGGAAAAERALLLARAARLLGIPVLATEENPEGLGPTLEAFAGLPDRVIAKRHFDAAAEPALPSLLGDREAVLLCGCEAHVCLLQTVLGLQRRGLAVAVAADAVGSRRASDKAAALARMERAGVAVYTAEMAIFEWLKDCDHPRFKEILALVR, from the coding sequence ATGCTCGATGCCCAGACCTCCGCTCTGGTCCTGGTCGACTTCCAGACGCGCCTGATGCCGGCGATCGACGGCGGCGCCGCGGCGGCCGAGCGCGCCCTCCTTCTGGCCCGAGCGGCGCGGCTGCTGGGCATCCCGGTTCTCGCGACGGAAGAGAACCCGGAAGGGCTGGGCCCGACGCTGGAGGCCTTCGCGGGGCTGCCAGACCGGGTGATCGCCAAGCGGCATTTCGACGCCGCCGCCGAGCCCGCCCTGCCGTCGCTGCTCGGCGACCGCGAGGCCGTGCTGCTGTGCGGCTGCGAAGCACACGTCTGCCTGCTTCAGACCGTTCTCGGCCTGCAACGGCGCGGGCTGGCGGTCGCCGTCGCCGCCGACGCCGTCGGCTCGCGGCGGGCCTCGGACAAGGCGGCCGCGCTGGCGCGCATGGAGAGGGCGGGCGTCGCGGTCTACACGGCGGAGATGGCGATCTTCGAGTGGCTGAAGGACTGCGATCATCCTCGCTTCAAGGAGATCCTGGCGCTCGTCCGCTGA
- a CDS encoding MGMT family protein produces the protein MSQDTDAFERIHKIVRQIPAGRVATYGQVALVAGAATPRVVGFALAAVPPGSDVPWQRVINSGGRISLRREGGESPEQARRLRAEGVVFDRLGRVDFAEVAWSGPSWRWLEENGFDIEAITLRSAGRRREGAWRRWRF, from the coding sequence ATGAGCCAGGACACCGACGCCTTCGAGCGCATCCACAAGATCGTGCGCCAGATTCCGGCGGGCCGGGTGGCGACCTATGGCCAGGTCGCGCTGGTCGCCGGCGCGGCGACGCCCCGGGTGGTCGGCTTCGCCCTGGCGGCCGTGCCGCCGGGCAGCGACGTCCCCTGGCAGCGGGTGATCAACAGCGGGGGGCGGATCTCCCTGCGGAGGGAGGGGGGCGAGAGCCCCGAGCAGGCCCGTCGGCTGCGCGCCGAAGGCGTGGTCTTCGACCGCCTCGGCCGGGTCGATTTCGCGGAGGTCGCCTGGTCCGGGCCGAGCTGGCGATGGCTCGAGGAGAACGGTTTCGACATCGAAGCGATTACGCTGCGGAGCGCTGGACGGCGCCGGGAGGGCGCCTGGCGGCGGTGGCGCTTCTAG
- a CDS encoding response regulator, with translation MSKKMGNSRSEGRKAQWDLLFTVVLTMGVLALGHVFDIPDPWRKWTDPLAFVVACLAIAWYAARRWSEFKSQVKETEQANAQLIAEIEKRAETEAALEAAKARAEAAAERAQRANQAKSEFLANMSHEVRTPLNGVLGMAGLLRDSDLDDTQREYAKTILRSGEALLTVLNDILDFSKIEAGKMQLEISEFDIVGLIDGTVELLAPQAHGKGLEIPTYLSSSVPHRLRGDDGRIRQVLLNLMSNAIKFTETGGVSIEIAVQVEEQRGDALVLRFEIADTGIGVPPDLSEHIFDEFSQADGSTARQHGGTGLGLAICKRLVAMMNGEIGVENRKDGGSLFWFTVALEPSDGRDSWALALEPRVTGRKFLVVDDNAVNRLVFERQLQALGATVVTAASAESAMAKLEVAATDDAPFDIAIIDHMMPGTDGMDLGAMIREANWHKPSLVLSSSSGLINSDRKAWQYGFDAALPKPLRPGALIRCVNRLCGQNRHGEHDDAPCGPIDLRSRRLLLAEDNHINQKIAIAFLNAEGYRVDAVANGVEAIEALRNIGYALVLMDIQMPEMGGMEATRKIREMGGESASIPIIGLTAHAMAGDRERAIQAGMNDYVTKPIDRQDLIEKVAYWTNADQELLEIDGGLKKAAEKAHTEDERQVG, from the coding sequence ATGTCTAAAAAAATGGGGAATTCACGGTCCGAGGGCCGGAAGGCCCAGTGGGACCTCCTCTTCACGGTTGTCCTCACCATGGGCGTGTTGGCCCTGGGCCACGTTTTCGACATCCCAGACCCCTGGCGGAAATGGACCGACCCCCTGGCTTTCGTCGTCGCCTGCCTCGCGATCGCCTGGTACGCGGCACGCCGCTGGAGCGAGTTCAAGTCCCAGGTCAAGGAGACCGAGCAGGCCAACGCCCAGCTGATCGCCGAGATCGAGAAGCGCGCCGAGACTGAGGCCGCGCTCGAGGCGGCCAAGGCGCGCGCCGAGGCGGCCGCCGAGCGGGCCCAGCGGGCCAACCAGGCCAAGTCGGAGTTCCTGGCCAACATGAGCCACGAGGTGCGCACGCCGCTCAACGGCGTCCTCGGCATGGCCGGGCTGCTGCGCGATTCCGACTTGGACGACACCCAACGCGAGTACGCCAAGACGATCCTCCGCTCCGGCGAGGCGCTCCTGACCGTGCTCAACGACATCCTCGACTTCTCCAAGATCGAGGCCGGCAAGATGCAGCTCGAGATCTCGGAGTTCGACATCGTCGGGCTGATCGACGGCACGGTCGAGCTGCTGGCGCCCCAGGCCCACGGCAAGGGGCTGGAGATCCCGACCTACCTCTCGTCATCGGTGCCCCACCGGCTCCGGGGTGACGACGGGCGGATCCGCCAGGTGCTGCTCAACCTGATGAGCAACGCGATCAAGTTCACCGAGACCGGGGGCGTGTCGATCGAGATCGCCGTCCAGGTCGAGGAACAGCGCGGCGACGCCCTGGTCCTGCGCTTCGAGATCGCCGACACGGGCATCGGCGTGCCGCCGGACCTCAGCGAGCATATCTTCGACGAGTTCTCCCAGGCCGACGGCTCGACCGCCCGCCAGCACGGCGGCACCGGGCTGGGCCTGGCGATCTGCAAACGCCTGGTCGCCATGATGAACGGCGAGATCGGAGTCGAGAACCGGAAAGACGGCGGCAGCCTGTTCTGGTTCACAGTAGCGCTGGAGCCGAGCGACGGCCGGGACTCCTGGGCGCTCGCGCTGGAGCCCCGGGTCACGGGGCGCAAGTTCCTGGTGGTCGACGACAACGCGGTCAACCGCCTGGTGTTCGAGCGCCAGTTGCAGGCCCTCGGCGCGACGGTGGTGACCGCGGCCAGCGCCGAGAGCGCCATGGCAAAGCTCGAGGTGGCGGCCACGGATGACGCGCCCTTCGACATCGCGATCATCGACCACATGATGCCCGGCACAGACGGCATGGATCTGGGCGCCATGATCCGGGAAGCGAACTGGCACAAGCCCAGCCTCGTGCTGTCCTCCTCCTCCGGCCTGATCAATTCCGACCGCAAGGCCTGGCAGTACGGCTTCGACGCCGCCCTGCCCAAGCCGCTGCGCCCCGGCGCCCTGATCCGCTGCGTCAACCGCCTGTGCGGCCAGAACCGTCATGGAGAGCACGACGACGCCCCCTGCGGACCGATCGACCTGCGGTCGCGCCGCCTGCTGCTGGCCGAGGACAACCACATCAATCAGAAGATCGCGATCGCCTTTCTGAACGCCGAGGGCTACCGGGTCGACGCGGTCGCCAACGGCGTCGAGGCGATCGAGGCGCTGCGCAACATCGGCTATGCGCTGGTCCTAATGGACATTCAGATGCCCGAGATGGGCGGCATGGAAGCGACCCGGAAGATCCGCGAGATGGGCGGCGAGTCGGCGAGCATCCCGATCATCGGCCTGACCGCCCACGCCATGGCCGGCGACCGCGAGCGCGCCATCCAGGCCGGCATGAACGACTACGTGACCAAGCCGATCGACCGCCAGGACCTGATCGAGAAGGTGGCGTACTGGACCAACGCCGACCAGGAGCTGCTGGAGATCGACGGCGGCCTGAAGAAGGCCGCGGAGAAGGCACACACGGAGGACGAGCGCCAGGTGGGCTGA
- a CDS encoding response regulator — protein sequence MHILYVDDDLTITETVKLMLAEDFHTCDSTRFGEEAVALAEKGLYDIMILDILLPDIDGYEVLERLRAKKIELPYLIQSGLLDQDSEYSGLTLGVGEFLSKPFTKAQLIDKINQVVVRSDIQSIPKPEELVGRVRFRPNGEKRRHTRFRTVTPARILSGYGIDCTIINMSFDGATIRLNEPMDYYPQVFDLRLRSAASYRCEVRWKSDLLIGVKFLRVDF from the coding sequence GTGCATATACTCTATGTCGACGACGATCTGACCATCACGGAAACGGTCAAGCTCATGCTGGCCGAGGACTTCCACACCTGCGACAGCACCCGCTTCGGCGAGGAAGCCGTGGCCCTGGCCGAAAAGGGCCTCTACGACATCATGATCCTCGACATCCTGCTGCCGGATATCGACGGCTACGAGGTGCTCGAGCGGCTGCGCGCCAAGAAGATCGAGCTTCCCTATCTCATCCAGTCGGGTCTGCTGGACCAGGACAGCGAGTACTCCGGCCTCACCCTCGGCGTCGGGGAGTTCCTCTCCAAGCCCTTCACCAAGGCGCAGCTCATTGACAAGATCAACCAGGTGGTGGTGCGCTCGGATATCCAGTCGATACCGAAGCCCGAAGAGCTGGTCGGTCGCGTGCGCTTCAGGCCGAACGGCGAGAAGCGGCGCCACACCCGCTTCCGCACGGTCACGCCGGCGCGCATCCTGTCCGGCTACGGCATCGACTGCACGATCATCAACATGTCCTTCGACGGCGCGACCATCCGGCTGAACGAGCCCATGGACTACTACCCCCAGGTCTTCGACCTGCGCCTGCGCTCCGCCGCCTCCTACCGCTGCGAGGTCCGCTGGAAGAGCGATCTCCTGATCGGCGTGAAGTTTCTCAGGGTCGACTTCTGA